A window from Calliopsis andreniformis isolate RMS-2024a chromosome 5, iyCalAndr_principal, whole genome shotgun sequence encodes these proteins:
- the LOC143179718 gene encoding ribosomal RNA processing protein 36 homolog isoform X1: MSDEEDALLDGDKDQDQIRSELSQMSFEDLQKLKEKIGTKVYNEALFGPRKVKHINFKRENKNRPREMSAKKPVSRFKEVVHVKKIMSRDPRFDSLCGTFNPKAFKNAYSFLTHIKQNDLATLKEKLQETKDPKMIKKIKYLIQRLENQLREEKRRDHKDDKIKNEKKEIVEAIKKGEKPVFKKKSEKKVLDLVSQYEELKNSGRLKKHIQRLRKKNLRKDRQKLATAEIE; encoded by the exons ATGAGTGACGAGGAAGATGCGCTCCTTGACGGAGATAAGGACCAA GATCAGATAAGATCGGAGCTTTCACaaatgagtttcgaggatttacAGAAGCTCAAGGAGAAAATAGGGACGAAAGTCTATAACGAAGCATTGTTTGGTCCACGAAAGGTTAAACATATCAATTTCAAACGAGAAAACAAGAACAGGCCAAGGGAAATGTCTGCAAAGAAGCCTGTTTCTCGGTTCAAAGAAGTAGTACATGTCAAAAAAATTATGTCTAGGGACCCTAGATTTGACAGCCTTTGTGGCACATTTAATCCAAAAGCGTTTAAAAACGCTTACAGTTTCCTTACTCATATAAAGCAGAACGATCTAGCAACGCTGAAGGAGAAACTACAAGAAACTAAGGATCCAAAAATGATCAAGAAGATTAAATATCTGATTCAGCGACTAGAAAATCAACTACGTGAGGAGAAGAGAAGAGACCACAAAGATGATAAgattaaaaatgaaaagaagGAGATAGTCGAAGCTATTAAAAAAGGAGAAAAGCCTGTTTTCAAGAAGAAAT CTGAGAAAAAGGTACTGGACTTGGTTTCTCAATACGAGGAGTTGAAGAACTCAGGCAGGCTCAAGAAGCACATTCAGAGGTTGCGCAAAAAGAATCTACGCAAGGATAGGCAAAAATTAGCAACAGCGGAGATCGAGTAA
- the LOC143179718 gene encoding ribosomal RNA processing protein 36 homolog isoform X2, with protein sequence MSFEDLQKLKEKIGTKVYNEALFGPRKVKHINFKRENKNRPREMSAKKPVSRFKEVVHVKKIMSRDPRFDSLCGTFNPKAFKNAYSFLTHIKQNDLATLKEKLQETKDPKMIKKIKYLIQRLENQLREEKRRDHKDDKIKNEKKEIVEAIKKGEKPVFKKKSEKKVLDLVSQYEELKNSGRLKKHIQRLRKKNLRKDRQKLATAEIE encoded by the exons atgagtttcgaggatttacAGAAGCTCAAGGAGAAAATAGGGACGAAAGTCTATAACGAAGCATTGTTTGGTCCACGAAAGGTTAAACATATCAATTTCAAACGAGAAAACAAGAACAGGCCAAGGGAAATGTCTGCAAAGAAGCCTGTTTCTCGGTTCAAAGAAGTAGTACATGTCAAAAAAATTATGTCTAGGGACCCTAGATTTGACAGCCTTTGTGGCACATTTAATCCAAAAGCGTTTAAAAACGCTTACAGTTTCCTTACTCATATAAAGCAGAACGATCTAGCAACGCTGAAGGAGAAACTACAAGAAACTAAGGATCCAAAAATGATCAAGAAGATTAAATATCTGATTCAGCGACTAGAAAATCAACTACGTGAGGAGAAGAGAAGAGACCACAAAGATGATAAgattaaaaatgaaaagaagGAGATAGTCGAAGCTATTAAAAAAGGAGAAAAGCCTGTTTTCAAGAAGAAAT CTGAGAAAAAGGTACTGGACTTGGTTTCTCAATACGAGGAGTTGAAGAACTCAGGCAGGCTCAAGAAGCACATTCAGAGGTTGCGCAAAAAGAATCTACGCAAGGATAGGCAAAAATTAGCAACAGCGGAGATCGAGTAA